ACCTCTGGATAATCCTGTTCAAAACTGGCAATTTCATATATTATTGCctataataaaattatatttgcttttgtttttactaGGATTCAGAttaacacagaaagaaaaaaaatcttgataGTCCTAAATAATTTTTCCTGACCTTCCTCATCTTCATCGTCCTGGATTTACCATAAGTGACAGTTCCACCAGTGGCCAAGGACGCACAGGATGACCACCGCGCCACAGAATTGAGGCTGAATTCCCCTAATacgaaaaaaaaagacttattaCAAGCATAATCCCACAAATAGCCTTCGACCTAAAATGCCCTATTTGCCAGGTTTGTTTCATTGTCGGTGGAATCAAATTtaagcataaaacaaaaatcttttttttctgcttttgtaatAGGCCTAATAATTCACCGCTTTAAGGAATGAAGGCAGGACGAAATAGCTGCACTTCACTTCAGAGCTAATCATTCATTTAATAATGTTATTGAAACAAGTCAATTACACGCTATCACAGCCAGTATAGCTTTTCTCCAGTTTCAGCCAGACACGCTGTTCAAAAGTTATCAGCCTTTcgttctctgctgctctgtaaaGTAAAACGACTTTCAGACTTTGTCAGCCTGAATATGGTTTATAGACAGTGGAGCAGAATAGTGCGTCAAAATCAATATCCCTGAGCTAATTAGTTTACACATGATCCCTTTTTTTGTGGTTTACAACGGAacaatttgattttaaaagtttGAAACGTGAGGATGAGAAAGTTTTTCAGGTTCTCTGCAGACATCAGAGACTGCAGTGATCATCGTATAACGAGATGGACCACGGGCAAAACAGCCAGCTCAAAGGGACTTTGATGGCCCATGTGAATTTCTCTGCCGGGTTTGATCCTACAAATGACCTTTTAATTAACACAATGTTAAGTTAGTGCAGCGGCTCGCTACACATGGGACAAAGCAGCATTCATTCCATGCTCCTGCCTGCTCGCTTCCGCCTGAACAGTAACAAAGTGTTTGATGCCACTTCTGATTAGATGCTGACAATAAAGCGACGATGCCCCCTTTTCTTCCCGCAACTTGTGGATTTCACTCACGTCCAAGTCTGAATTCTGACCTTCCGTCAAAGCGCGTCGTGCCTTTACGCGTCGAGTCAAGCTGACGAAACTTTGATCAAATGTACATCCGCAAATGTTTTAATTGGCCGAATAGACGTTCAGCTCTATGCAGTAAATAACCATGACACAGAAAACCAAAGCtcttggaaaaaaaagtgtattgttagaaaaaaaaatcccatgaATGTCAAACACAGGAGAAGCTCACATTTTAACACAATGacgaaaaaagaaagaaaaaaaaaggccaggTCCAGGCTCAACACAGGGGATTCAGTCCTTTTCTAGTCAACTTTGTGTCCGACaaaagcttttctcttttacatCAAGCAAAATGACAACGAAGCCACAGTAAAACGCAACAtgtgacaaaacacacagaggagatACGAATTCaaccaataaacacattaaataataaacaaacagacaacatagcaaaaataataaatacacagagaaataaataaatttgctaCACTACACGATTGCCATACACAAATTCGgtcggtttttttttttatatgaccATTCTCATACCTTTGCATCTAAAATTTTTGCATAAAGTCTTTAACACcataaaaacaatgttgtgCAAAATGATAGCCGCGTCCACAGTTTGACCAGGTTCACTGCAGCAGCGACAGGTAGCTCCCATGCGTCATACTGAGGCCGCTACTCGGCCATTGTGTCCTTTAGTGCATAATTTATGTCCCATTATTAATTGTGGTGCAGTGTCCAGAAATCTAAAAGACAAGAATGACAGGAGGAATTAAAAGGAGCTTCCCAACAGTCAaatattcatttctttgttaAAAAGGTTTACTGCAAAATGAATCGTTTTGTCTCATATGTGGATGGTTTTAGAATTTAGCGTTGACATCATATAGTCTGtcatgtgacattttatttaaatgacacTGATAAACTTTAATGGGAGAGAATCAATCCTGTTCATCTGTGGGCATTTGGTGGTGTTTTCCTGTaccctgtgtttgtttgtgtgtgtgtgtgtgtgtgtgtgtgtgtgtgtgcatgttttgtgtgcgtgtctgtgtgtgtgtatctagtCTTGACTTCACTTTTTACTTCCAGTTCAGTGAAGAGTCTCACCTGCTTCACCTCTTCATCACTGGTCTGAATGCAGTGACCTTGTCATCCTGCAGGGCCCCACAGGTGTCACTGGGGTCAGATGACCGTGTCTCTGCTTTGCCACCAGAGAATCCTATGCACCCAAACAAAAGCATATCTGAGCAGCTTGTCTCAGCTGTAAGCTGAGAGAAAGTGTATTGTCACTTGATAACCTTAAAAATGTTCGTTTCTTTATCCAAAAACCACATTTACCAATACAGGTGTGGACCAGTGTATTACAAATTGTGACCTCTGCATACCTGACTATATAAAACCTCGAAATAATGGGGTTTTTAAAACCATATTTTCCCTTGTGTATATTGAACACTGCAAGTAAAAGATGACATACCTTCAATGCTGGAGTACTGACATGTGTCTGGGAGTGCAGTGTAAGATGGACAGTGCAGCTGGACGCCCTTGTGACTGTAACTGCCAGTGCTGTAGACCTTTGAGTGCAAGGATGAGCCCTCAGAGAAGGGGATCTCAGCATTGCTGACACTGCTGGATTCATGGAGTCCCCTCATGCTCCCACAGTGTCCAGCAGGTGCCCCGGAAAGCCTGGTGCTCTGGAGCTGGCAGTCCCCAGTTGAGTTGCCTGTCCTAAGCTCAGAACTGTGCTGCTGAGGGCTCAATATGACCCCTGAAGCCGCTGTACGAGCCAGAGACCAAATTCGTGGCTTATCTGATCCTTCAAAGTGAGACAAGGACACTGTTCCTGCTGCAGGACCCGTCGAAGAAGGTGCTTTGGACACTACAGGATCCAGGAAGTCAGACGGGAGAGGAGGGAGTGGAGTGACACTTTTAATGGCACAGGGGAATGTGTGGAAGCTGTTAGTTAAACTCAGGTGCAACTCAGAGCTGCAGTCTCTTTTTTGAGTGGCTCCAGATACTGCCATGGCCCTCTGAAGGTCCTGCTCATTTGCAACCACTTTTTCACAGTCACTGTCCATTTTGTCACAGTCATCCTCATCCATGTCCTCCAGATCACTTAGATGCAGGTCCTTTTCCTCCTTGCAGTCACTAGAATCTGCATGAAAGAATGGAGATTTTTAAGATCCAactgtttaaaaacatgcacattgtGAATTCATGGAGAACTAAAATCTTTAGGAAACTTTCAGGTGCATTTTATACTTTGAAGTCTACCTTGTTACCCTTTGGTTTATATGATTGACAACAATACCTTGTTGTAAGTagcatattttaattatagAGATCATTAAGTAAATAGTTGCACGTTATGGCAACATGAGTTTTTACCTTTAGTGACGCAGTCTTGATCACTCTTGTTAAGATCATCCTTCCTGTCATCGCTGGCCTTATTCTTCGGTGACCAGGTCATCTTGTTCTCCTTCTTTAGCCTCCTCCTGGCGTTGGCGAACCAGGTGGACACCTGAGTGAGGGTCATTTTGGTGATAATGGCCAGCATGATCTTCTCGCCCTTGGTCGGGTAGGGGTTCTTGCGGTGCTCATACAGCCATGTTTTCAAGGTGCTGGTGGTTTCACGAGTTGCGTTCTTTCTTCTGGCTGAACCATTAAAGTCCACTGTCCCGTATCTGGGAaggaatacacacacattcatacgGACACAGGCATTAATGAAGCCAGTGAAAGATTTCATAGACTACACATCCGGGCACCCTATACCCCGAGCATGTGTTGTGTGAAGTATATACAACTTTGCTCCATGAAGATATCAGTATGAAATTACACTCTGACCTTTGATCTGAATGTAGCATGTTCCCTTTAGTGAATGGCTGCCATTAATGATCAGTGGTAGATTACATTTTGTCAGGTTTGCTAAAGCTCATATTACATATGGTGGTTAACAAGTGAACAGACCTTACCTGTCATATTGATATTGTCCCAGTGAATGATCATAAGGGTAGTATGCAGCGGTTTGAGTGATGCCAGAGTGTAAAGTGCCTGTGCTGTCCTTAATGTCATACTGAGGATTCTGTAAAAGACAAGGAGATGGTTAAAATGCTGCATATATGTAATATTAACAACAgacatttccttttttatgctcttaaaacaaagataagatTGATTTGAGCTTGAAAATAATTCCCAAACACAGGAGATGTAAGTCtaacaattttattattattcgCCTTTAGTTTATTACTGTTTTGAGGTATGATGTATCATATTTACATGGACATTACATCTTAGctaaaaacaaaggaaagaaggaaacgTTTCAACTGAACTGCAAACATCCCTTCCAAGAAGATATTTAGTCTTTTATTCAAACCAAAAAAATCTTACTTTTCCAAGTCAACATTTTTGACAGTCTAATAGTatcatttttttcccaaatACTTGTTCAGCAAAGAAAGTAAGTGCCAATATTTTTAAACAGGACAGAATAGGAAGGATagttttacaataataaaattacatttgattCAAATCAGAAAGTGCCTCTGCCTTAGTTCTGCACCACTTCCCTCACCTCAGTGACAGgattttttctatttatttatttgttacttCGTTTAAAGAGGAAGAAGACAAGACTGGTTGCTGGATTAAACGGCTTGTCGAGATTGATATGTTTGCAGTGTCAGATAAATTGATAAAACCCGGTTGATCGATAAGCCTGAGCCCCCactccccctcccccccccccctctgcgCATCAGATGAGGCTGAAGTGAGCCCACCAGAGTGGAGTAGATAGTGGATGGATCGGTGCTGTAGGGGAAGTAGTTGGCGTAGTTCTGGCTGGCGGCGGCCGCTGCGGCGTAGGGAGAGCTATACATCCCCAGCGCTGCGTTCAGCTCCGTCCGGCTGCTTGCCAGGAGCCGATTCTCGTAGGACGGGCAGCAGAAGGAGGCAGCGGCGGCGGCAGCCGCGGTCTGGGAGCCGCCTGTCCCGTCAGAGACCGACCTGGAAATCGAATCGCAGCAAGTCGTACTGGGGTTTGCCGACACGAAAAACTGCATGAAGAGAATCGTGGATAAACATGGTCATTGGCTGTTTTAGCTCTTATCCCTGATGTCTGTGACAACTCTGAAGTGTCTGTGGGTGCTGCATTACAAAAAAGATATCCATCTTAAATAGCGCAGTGTAGTGCTGAGTCTCGAAATCTCAAAACGGCAATTGATTTAGTTTGTTCCCGGTGCATTTCTGTTCAATTATGATGAACCAGGCGTCATTGTCGTAACTTGTGACTGCCTTAATTTAAGGTAAGTCACTTCTCAGATAATTACTGCAATGACAGAAAGTAGTTTGCGGTGGGACAGGTCCAAAAAGCGATGTCACATCAttgtccttttctgttttttaatttaaaaaaaatgaattcagcTCTGCCTCTGAAAGTAAGTAACTAAGCAACACCAAATTAATATTTTCCATTCGACATATAGATAAAAAGAAGTGTGCGCAATCCGTGCGTAAAAAATGAATTGCTCCAAAATGTGAACTTCTACACGGGACAAGAAAAAGTAATGTGGGTGTCATATAAATCCATGCcttatttcaaatgtaaaagCTCAGAGGTTTGCATATCATCTACCGAACGCTATCAAAATATTACCGATGTAAAGTTGGGCGATAACTTTGCCAGGAGAGTAACTTCAACTCAGCAATTCAAGAACTTCAACTTCTTCGAATTTCTTATGAGGCGTGGTAAAATGTAAATACCAAGCTTTAGTCGAGCTTTCAAGGCTCTTAAAAGAATCAGATTTGTATTCAGGTTCCTTTAAATTCACTAGAAAGTTGTTGAATGTTTACAGCAAGCCTTCCCAGCCCCATTACACCTCGCTGTGCGTAATAGGTGACATTCATCTCTATTGTCATCTGAAAAACACGTGAGTTCATTCATAATTTAGTGTAATTGGACACGGGTGAATGTTTATCGATATTTagatcaacaacaaaaaaatcacgCAAAAATAGCAGTCGGTACTCTCAAAGCAGTCCCTCATTTCTTAGTGTTTCTTATTGGAGAAAAGTGCCCAgactaaaatgaaataaaataaaatatggggggaaaaaaaagaaaaatatgtctcTGTGTACACAAACTTCAGATAAGTAATAAGCAAAGTGACTTACCTGTGAAGTTGCATTGTAAGGGTATCCAAATTGCGAGAAAGACATAGCTGCTTCTTTTGTTACCATCAGCAATATTCTTCACTCTTGATCGATTGCAACCAATTCTACTTCAAATCCACCGTCTTACACACATTTCCACGCACGGCCTTTCGCTCAATAATAGATGACTTCACTCATAGGAGAGAGACTTTAGGCTGGCACCAGCTGCAGATTGTTTTATATGAATGAATAATCCCCCCC
The Mastacembelus armatus chromosome 3, fMasArm1.2, whole genome shotgun sequence DNA segment above includes these coding regions:
- the irx6a gene encoding Iroquois homeobox protein 6a — its product is MVTKEAAMSFSQFGYPYNATSQFFVSANPSTTCCDSISRSVSDGTGGSQTAAAAAAASFCCPSYENRLLASSRTELNAALGMYSSPYAAAAAASQNYANYFPYSTDPSTIYSTLNPQYDIKDSTGTLHSGITQTAAYYPYDHSLGQYQYDRYGTVDFNGSARRKNATRETTSTLKTWLYEHRKNPYPTKGEKIMLAIITKMTLTQVSTWFANARRRLKKENKMTWSPKNKASDDRKDDLNKSDQDCVTKDSSDCKEEKDLHLSDLEDMDEDDCDKMDSDCEKVVANEQDLQRAMAVSGATQKRDCSSELHLSLTNSFHTFPCAIKSVTPLPPLPSDFLDPVVSKAPSSTGPAAGTVSLSHFEGSDKPRIWSLARTAASGVILSPQQHSSELRTGNSTGDCQLQSTRLSGAPAGHCGSMRGLHESSSVSNAEIPFSEGSSLHSKVYSTGSYSHKGVQLHCPSYTALPDTCQYSSIEGFSGGKAETRSSDPSDTCGALQDDKVTAFRPVMKR